The genomic window TCCCTTTAACATATCATACAGACATAAAAGTTTTGAGTCTGGGTGTTTAGATCTTTACTGATCCTTATATAGAGCCATGACAAGGTCTTTATTGAGCACTTTACACactggcttgctgtgatctctaTCTCGATGCATACTCTACAGACCTACTGTTTTCTGCAGCGAGGAGTGAAGCAATTCTCCTGGCTCTATATATTGATCAGTGGGGAACTGATCAAAATGTTATAAGGGGTTAaccacctaagagcgaaaaaaaaaattacatactatctggtcttactcaccaagttcccctgagtattttgaaccgtctcctgtctttctagctgctgccattcctgagttccaagtttttctaaaagccgatctataacctagataggaaactacatttcccatcatgcatttcctcGATTAGTCCATTTGCGTACTTGCcttcttagctttctttcctgcccactgctgtcattttttttccacagattttgcatcacatcatctcaatatgtattccatactagctgatggtgtagcagagctgacacacaTGGTGTAGTTATGTGCTGTATAATGGGCATCTGCTTACTGGGGTGggagtgtagtgtaggtttagatctctgcttgctgactgtgaatgaaaacattctagtttcaTCCAGACTCTAAAAACATCTGtaacacaatatacagagctaaGACATAAAGATAATTACATATGCCTGCGTTCACGGACGGCAAGCTGAGATAGGACTATAATTTattatattacagaaacctaggctctaagtctatggaagcagcacattcACTAGCAGTGATCAGGTGCAGATGATGGCTTTTTGGTGTCAGGTTACCaggtcaatagacagctaaccttgctcccagagaggagatcacatgccctgtgactacaaagggacgGGGAAAAAGGGAGCTCAGTGGGTCAGAGGAGAGAGGACCCAGAGGAGAAGATTTAAGACATCCAGAGCAgataagaaagagaaaaaaaaaaacggggaaagggtgcaagataggttatacatgtatattagacatttaAGCAACATTTCTTCTGTTTGCAGTGATCCCAATCTTTTGCAGTGTaattatgtattatttttttgaaTCTCACAATAATTTATGCTTGAGATTAGCTaagagggaaactgacagcacagatatgcatataacTGGGGGCTGCCAGTTTCCTGATGGCAATAACAGGAGcgttgcatacatacatacatacatttggcAATGCTCTGTGATCCAGCTTCTTTATTTCGGGCTGACAGTGTTacagaggtgggtctgtgacactgtcagtgcCTCTCTGGGCGACATCTCTTCCAGAATGGTTGATGGCAGGGGCTGGACTAATGATacaacttcctggataaaaattaGACAGTTATCCAACATCAGTGCCCAGGAAAGAAAGGCCATACAATGTTTGGAAACTGTCCTCAAACCAGCAGATAAGGGAGGTGTAATTGTCATAATTTACACAATAGACTACATACAAGAAGCATACAGACAACTGACATACATGATACTTCATAAAATCAGACTCAGACCCAACACAAGAATATCCTAGGGCACTGAAGATGATAAATGTTCTGCATGACAGGTCTATAAAATCTGTGACTTGATTCTAGGATCATTGTACAtgcttactaaaaaaaaaaaaatccagggaGACCCTTCATCGTATGCGTGGGCACCCTCCCTGAGCAAATTTTTGGATGGATAGAAGGTATTCTTAAACCCTTGGTAAAGGATACAACTCCATCTGGTCCCCAATCTTGTCTCTTGTTCCTGCTTCCAAGACAAGCTCTCAGCTGccctagtcagtgactggctgagtgcttATCTCTGTCCATGGGTCTGTACTCGGGTGTAGAATGATGGCTCAGCTATATTCACTTAAATAGGAACTGAACTGCAACATCACACAAAaattgaggacaagagtggccctgcttcaggaagaaagcagcaatgtttctCTTGTCCTGGATACGCGCTTTAATTTTTATGACTCAATATAGAGTTATTAAACTGCCAGCAAACTTTGTAAAAACTAGAATTTGTGTCAatttcaaaacttttggccatggttGTATGTGTGAAATTAGTTATGGAGTATGAATTATGATATATGTTTTTAAGagtttgtgttaaaggggttatgcagcgtcagaaaaacatggccactttcttccagccaCAAAAGGACTGGTCTCCAGTTCAGTAgtggtttccaattaagctccattcacttccatggaacggagttacaaaacactacccaaactggagacaggttgtgctgtctctagaagaaagtagaTAATTCCTCTAAAGCGTGCCTGTCATAATGAAGGCTGACCTAATAGCCGTGAAATCTATTCTGCCGTTGAAAGCGTGGGTATCCATGGAAATGACAACACCGGGATGCTGTTTGTGAGCCCCATTCTGATCTAATAGGGTTTGTGCTCAGAATCGGCGCAGCCTGGTCTTATCAGTGGATATCTAAACTTCTAGTGGCAGAATGGATTTCACGCTGATAGGGTCAGCCTAcatcatgacaggtacgctttaagagGTCTCTGTATAATCACCAGTCTTGGTATATATGGCTCAAGCTTTCACTCATGCATAAAgatgtatgttttgttttttcaacattttgGATTGTGCAAAAATTCAAAAAGATCTTACCtgtgaaaactagagatgagcaaatttacagtaaaaacgaAGCAAATCACGAATCTCTGCAATTCGctcatcagctggctgccttttaaatcactgccgctcctccctgggtgctgggaaaagctggattctgGCCTGGGAAACGTTTCCCAAGACTGAATCtggctttttccagcacccggggaggagcagcatagAACAGCAGTCAGTTGAAAAGGCAGCCCGCTAATGAGAGGTTTTCCAAaataatgaagcactttgctttattactgtaaattcgctcatctctagtgaaaacCGATACAAACCTGCAGCAAATTAATGTCATGTGTTTttgtagtacccccccccccccccacgtctgTCCATATTGATATTGGATCCTTTGTGACTCGTGTTTATTATCAGATTGTTAGTTATGGTATGTATGGGAGCATGTAGTTAGCTTGGTTGTGTATACATTATCTTGCATTTATATTTCATGTGCTAGTGCAGAACTGGCAGCTCACTTAAAAGGGGGTACACTCAGTCTCTGGGTGTAGAGCAGCATGAGCTGTAAATGCAGCTCCACATGGGGGCAGACATAGAATATCACAGAAAAGTATTAAACTTTTGTTTTCTTCTATATTTCTGCGTAATTTTTGTACCTATTAAAGCGCTGTGCTTTTGTATAACAAACATGTAAATCTGTAATAGCTGTGTCTTGTCGTCCTTACAAGCACCTATCACTAGTGTGTAAAAGTTGTAGCTTGTTTAGGTTGCTGAAATGTACAGCAATACAGATTACTACTGTGACTTCTGGCAGTGGAAGAGGTGGAAAGGCTGCAGTGTTGAGAAAGGTGAATAAGGTGATATTTAACTATCGCCGTCCTATTTTTTTGTGGATCATACGTTTTTCAGAACTGGTCAAGCTAAAAACAAGTGACCATGACTGATCTTTCTTGCCACTATTAAGTCATAAACAGCCACTATAGTGGTGACCAAGTTTAACATAGAAACCATAACTGGATCATGCagagctctggctgtccaggcatggtgggaattgtagttttgcaacagctgaaggtccTGGGTTTGACACCTCTGTGATGCTCTGACTTATTCTCAGAAGCATATGAAAATATGGCACTGTATAACTGGCCTGAAAAAGATAGGCAACAGGAGCCCATGACAATCTCAATAGAAAACAGGACTTCAAAGAAAGGCttctttttatggtgagtgccccatTTCTTTAGGGTAAAAACCATCTTACACATCAAGGCAGACAGGATAGGAGCATATACACTGACAATCagcaacagctgtttcatgctCACAGGTTCTTCTTCCTGGCCCTTGCATCTATGGAAATATTTGCAAATTTTACAGAGTCTTTCTTAAAGTGAGAAGTTAATGCACCGCATAATGTTAATAGTGCCAAATCGCTCTTACTATACTTATCCATATTTCAAACAGATGTCTTCACCTATTTCTGACGACCAAAATTGACTGCTGAAtctaatacagatgcaaaaaagCACATGTAATATGTTATCAAGAATGAGCCTAAAGTCAGTTTCACATAAACTTAATGCAGACTAaaactatgttcccactttgtaggacaccggccaggtcatggaacggccagtgtcagacaAGATAATCCCGcccggcactgcagtaccagccggatgatctttactgctgctgaattcggacgCTTCCACATCAGAATAGAGCATTcgaccggagctgctcgctccattgtgtgaacggacAGGATTTTCTGAAGCCGCTATTGACATGTCAAATTCTTGCagcactgctagggatcccagcctgagtgtatactatgtgtatacattttgTCCGGGATTCACTGaggtgattactacagaacttacacagtgggaacatggcctttatGTGCAAGCACCAGGCTTGTGTTATGTGGCAAAGTGTTATGCCCCTTGCAAAAATAGTCAAACTACCCAATTGTGCCACAGAGCGAGACGGATAATAAATTCATGAAAATCATTTCTTGCAATCCTTAGCTCCACAAAATGTCCCCTGTCCTGTCAGCCTGAGAATAGTTTATTCATTGTGCAACCAATGAGAAATCCATTACTTTACATCAGTCAGAcaaactaaaatacaaaaaaattttaTTGAAGAAAAATTTACAGAAGGACATTTACACGGAAACAAATGAACATCAGAAAACATGAGAATTCAGGAACCATttacatctgtctcttcttccatTTCTTCCTCTGCTTCCTCTGAAATGAACACATCATTGTCTAGAAatcagagagagaagagagacacTTAAGTCACACAGAAACATTGAGTTCATTTGTTCACCTTATTTatggatctccaaactgcggccctccagctgttgtgaaaccacaATTCCCCAATTTccatgcctgaacagctaaagctttggatttggctgtccaggcatgatgggaaatgtagttttgcaacagctgggagggccgcagtttggagacccaagaCCTTGTTAATCACATTGAAAGAAGGTTAAACATTATAAAATGATACCTTATTCCCAGGTGCCTGTGAGAGGGTGGTCACTAAGAGGCAAAACAATCACTGGATTGTATGGCTGTTTGTTGCCATCATTCATTGGCCGTACTTTCCTTATTACATAGGAGGATGCTCTTCTTGTGAGTAAtagctttttttaaatttgttaaaACAGTGTTCAGACATtgcattttgcctttttttttttttttttttaaacatgccgccAAAATTAAACATTTCTGTACTATTTTTTGCCATTTAGGATACGCCGTCTTCTTGCATGTACCATGAATAGTGTCTAACAAAGCAAGGTAGGGCTACATAGCAAAAGAAAAGAACTCCACAGCAGCTAATGAGATCACATTGCAGCCAGCAAATTACCATGACCTAAAATTTACCAAAAAAGCACCCCGGATGGATTTCTGATCATTGTTagagccagggctgtggagttggagtcgtggagtcagagctagttttggctggagtcgggaaAAATGTACCGACACCagctttataaaaaaattaaaaaaaaaaaatcttagaacaatttagaattgagttttgatatgaatttttttgtacgttttgctcatcaatacatattatgagcaacattctaataggacactggctctattagataagggtggtcaggggaaaaaaaaaaaacataagtagtgtagcagtaatctCCTCATTTTGGTgttctatagctgcagcaggctgtgtgtgtatgctatggctgcagcaggctgtgtgtgtgtgtgtgtgtgtgtgtgtgtgtgtgtgtgtgtgtgtgtgtgtgtgtgtgtgtgtgtgcgctatggctgcagcaagctgtgtgtgtatgtactaaggctgcagcaggctgtgtgagtgtgtgctatggctgcagcaggctgtgtgagtgtgtgcatgtactatggctgcagcaggctgtgtatgtacctactatggctgcagcaggctgtgtgcgcacGCGAGGGCGTGCCCctacacccacagtgacccctctatatcactatgtgtgaccccctctatattacaggtatctggcattattagcagtgtttctgtgtgtatggtgaatatgtaGTTAGAAActaaagaccacctgctccatctagtctagttgtgagtagttcaggacatggaggctggagactggctgcatcctctgcacacacaggaaaagctgctttatatctttccttatttcctcagaagtcgccccaggatcatgtaggacattaggaagaagctgctgagccagtgtgataaataactcccctggtatatgactggccatttatgaaggagcaggagtcggtcatgataaaattcaggagtcggagctgcggcttacagactccacagccccgGTTAGAGCAACCTACAGGATGTACATTGTTTACATCTGGGTTCTGCCAGATGTCGGCACCCCACCAATGAGCTAATGGTGGCTTATTCAAAGGATAGGCCATTAATAATAACAGCGTCACTGGGTGTAGAGTACTGCAACTATCCACTGACAAGAATGGAGACAAGCtttaataccacaaacaaacCGAGGACGAGtgtgctaaaaagaaaaaaaaaaaaaaaaaaaaaaaaaaaatggggattAAGAATTCTTACCAGGAGCACGGTCTTTACCAGGAATCTGACCAGACTGCAGCAAACCCTTGAGCCTTTCCACTTCTGCGAGTGTTGTGGCATTGGCAATGGCAACCTACAACAGAGTGTAAAAGTTAACAGAATTAGATACAAATGTAGCAAACTCCATAAGAGACAACCTCTGTCTAAAATAACATCCAGGAAGCTGTGATACACAGTGGTACGGTACTGAAGAAAGCAGCTAAGGTCACTCCTCCAGTGTCTCATTGTTAGCAGAATCTATATATTATGTGCCAATCCTAGAGGTGCTGTACAATGGGACCAGGGTGCCATGAGAGCATGGAGGGTAAGTACAGGTTATTTTAGCTCTAACCATCAATGTGGAAAAACCCAAGTGGACCCACTCATTGTTATCAAATAGTTTCTGCATACATCAACCAAGGAGACTATATGCATTTGTACTTTGGTACAGTACATATTTCAATGTGGCAGACGAGTTCAAGCATAGAGGGGTGATACTTTGTTCTCGCTGTGGGTACACAGAGGTTTATCAGGGTTACACCAGAAATGGGGTAGAACTGTTTTGGTGGCTAATAACCATAGCCAATGGAGTTTGATATATGTGGGTGTCAAAGTTTCTTAAATGTAGTCTCTGTTTTATCCCAAAATGGTTATGATTATGGTTTTCTTTAGCCCTTTAGGTCTTATTAGTGTTTAAGAATTCTAtactaaaagaaaaacatttgatGGTCTCCGATTGATAAATCTGATCGATTATGTCACACGCTGGACAACTGTGACAGTGAAGACTGTACCTTGATAGCTTCAACATCACTAGGTGAAGGCCCAGATTTCTTCTTCTCAGGTTGTAAGCCTGCACCGGGTGTGAATCTATAGACAGAAGGGAAGGGATAGGCATTAATAAAAATAAGGCCATAGACTATTTTTGGCTTCTCTCATCTTTCATTGGTGACACCACGAAAGTGATTTCAACCCAGTGTAGTATCTTATCTTGGTTAACAACTGATACATGAAGAAAGCCTCTTCAGAAGCACCTTGTGGGGAATAAGCGAGCCATCTGTGAACATGAAGAGCTGTGGCATAATGCTCACTACATGGTCACAAGACAAATTTTAAAATTTAGTTCAGAATTAAAAAGCCCCAATTTGCTCCCCAGTTCAATTTATTATTCGGAGGCTGCATATGATGCAATGTGCTCCTTGCAGGTTTACTGTGCCGGATATGACATCATATGCTGTTACCATTACTTTATGTATGTGTGAGGAAGGTGCTTGTGAAGGAAACTTTCAGACTCAGAGAGAAATTCGTATCTTACGTTTTTGATCTCTTGGCAATATCCTTTGCAAGCTGTGCACCCCGCTTGCCCTTGAACATACTTGCGGCTTCCTGTCGCTCCTGAAGCGATACCATACACAGAGTTAAATGAGAATCAGCAAGAGCAAACTGAAGACTGGGACTAACTGCTCAGCAGTCCTCTTGAGAACAGACAAAACTAAGTTCCATGTATtaataagattaaaggggttgtcctaagATTAAAAGTTACCCCCTATCCACAGGGAAAGGGGATAACTAGTTAGTGGGGGGTCCTAGACTAGTTATAAGAACACAGGTTAACTGTTCCCCAAATGAATGGAGTGGCAAGGGCACAAGCCCaacctcagctccattcactgtctatgggacttctgaGCATGGCTATACTTGGAAGTATCAGAGAATGAATGGGGCTCCCAGCGGGCGGGGGGACAACCAGTAATctttggataaccccattaaagcaAAGTCAGCCAGGTTGGTAGCTGTAAGGAACAGGTGCGTTATATGTACAGAACACTGCCCTGCTGTAAGGGCCTTAAAAGATTTAAGGAGTATGtcgattatttttaaaaaaaaactaaaacctgcAAGTCTTTAGACATGAAATCATACAGACCCCATCTCTATCTACATGGCAAAGCTGACAAGTGAGCTGCAAGCGTCAGCATATTGTGAAAACTTTTTTTGCACAGATATCAAAATTAAAATCTGTATCAAACAATGTTtagtcagaaaataaaatttaACCAAAAATCTAAATTCCAAGCAAACTTTATTCCATTTCTGACActtatttgcagttttttttttccttttcctgaCAAGTGAGAATGGTGCCTGGATTTAAGTGCCCAAAGACAATTTATGTTGAAAGGAAGTGGCAACTTGTAACCCATTAAGGGAGTAACCAAACCATTTACATACTTGTGGTGGCAGAACATTTACTTGGCACTAATTCTCTAGAACAGGAGGGAAAACTTACTGCAAGTCTAACTCTCTGGAAGTCCAGCACACGGATCTGTGGTATTTTGAAAACCACATACAACCTGTAATGCCGCTTGTTAATGACTGGATTTCTTAATAAGCTGAAAGAGAAAAACACAATAGTTAgagaacacacaaaaaaaacggaaaaaaaaaaacaaaaacacacacactacgccCAATATGTATTTAGTCCTAATGCACATGGCCATGTTTATTATATATGGTGGTATTCATTCCCAGAGAAACGGCATCTACTGGAGAAAAGACATGTTTGACTAAACAAATTTGGATCTATAATATATAAATCTTAAGCCTAAAGTCTCCATGTTTTTATGTGTTTATCCTGCAAGCTTATCCAAGCACACTTAAGCCTTCATTCTGTGCTATATATCTTCAAGGtctaccaacaggtcatgtttagaggatttccttagtatttcacaggtgatataattctaGTCAATGCATCATATGGGTTATCCTCACATcctgacctgttggtggtccGTGAAGGACTGGAGCTGGGGAATGCTGCTATATGACCTGTTATACAAGGCTACCATTTTTGTGTAAAAAACCACCTAAAGCTGAACATCTGATTATAGACCAAAAACAGAGATTGTACTGAAATGAGCGTGTtactttaagggaatctgtcagcacctgttctgggttctgaggtgctgacagtgtgtgtcaccttttctttttcagatgggtgctgtactttgtccccaATCTGTGCCGTAACTTTCTCCTCAACTGTCGAAGAGAGGTAGCGGTGATGTGTTCGTAACGCActtcggcccgcctcaccactacctcctcccagcttttcTTAAATATTCATTGCGCCAGTCTTCCGGCCTCCTGGCAACGTCATCTTTAGCTGCCTGGTTCTGTGCATTGTCTGTGCTCCCGCAGCCTGATTCACGCATGTGCTGCAGTGTGTCGGAGCGGTGCAGGCGGACTGAGGGCCAAAGCCTACGCCCTCAATGGCTTCGCTCAGTGCTGCTCCGAAGCACCACGGCTAATGCGCAAATCAGGCCGTGGGAGTGCGGACAATGCACAGAACCAGGCAGCTAAAGACGTCGCCAGAAGGCCTGAGAATGGGCGCAatgaatattcaagagaagctggtaggaggtagtggtgaggcgggccgaagtgcggcacgaagACATCACCACTACCCCTCTTTGACAGTAGTGGAGAAAGTTACGGCACAGATtggggacaaagta from Dendropsophus ebraccatus isolate aDenEbr1 chromosome 1, aDenEbr1.pat, whole genome shotgun sequence includes these protein-coding regions:
- the SNRPA1 gene encoding U2 small nuclear ribonucleoprotein A', which encodes MVKLTADLIEQAAQYTNAVRDRELDLRGYKIPVIENLGATLDQFDTIDFSDNEIRKLDGFPLLKRLKCLLLNNNRICRIGEGLEQVIPNLTELILTNNSIMELGDLDNLSTLKNLTYLCLLRNPVINKRHYRLYVVFKIPQIRVLDFQRVRLAERQEAASMFKGKRGAQLAKDIAKRSKTFTPGAGLQPEKKKSGPSPSDVEAIKVAIANATTLAEVERLKGLLQSGQIPGKDRAPDNDVFISEEAEEEMEEETDVNGS